The proteins below are encoded in one region of Clostridium pasteurianum DSM 525 = ATCC 6013:
- the flhF gene encoding flagellar biosynthesis protein FlhF, whose product MIIKKYVVSTMNEAVTKIRHELGKDAVIISQRKMRKKGFTGLFSKKVIEVTAAVEEINKSKKNTKNRVEVKKDSVKDSLEAIKKAVEIQRDNKEVVLQQKNVEESIDKNIKRDFNIIKSEDNLLREIKDMKNILNDIMDSKNVSLKNGSPIYKTLRDYDLKEEIIEEIISRMKLESDDLDEKEKLKKVLVSMISVTETKEQGVIVLIGPTGVGKTTTIAKLAGKFALIEKKTVGLITVDTYRIGAVEQLKTYADIMDIPFKVVFSIKDMESAVEAMQNCDVILVDTTGRSSKNKMQISELRAFIDKTHSENLHLVISCTTKNSDIKSIVEGYRVLNYNNVIITKLDETTTYGSILNILKEAKKPLSYVSIGQNVPDDITTLTTEELVNLITGVESIC is encoded by the coding sequence ATGATTATAAAAAAATACGTTGTAAGCACCATGAATGAAGCTGTCACAAAGATAAGACATGAACTGGGAAAGGATGCAGTAATAATAAGTCAGCGAAAGATGAGAAAAAAGGGCTTTACAGGACTATTTTCAAAGAAAGTTATAGAAGTTACTGCAGCAGTAGAAGAGATAAATAAATCTAAAAAAAACACTAAAAATAGAGTAGAAGTTAAGAAGGATTCCGTTAAAGACAGTTTAGAAGCCATAAAAAAGGCCGTGGAAATTCAAAGAGATAACAAAGAAGTAGTATTACAGCAAAAAAATGTAGAGGAATCTATTGATAAGAATATTAAAAGAGATTTTAACATTATAAAAAGTGAAGATAATTTACTTCGTGAAATTAAGGATATGAAAAATATATTAAATGATATTATGGATAGTAAAAATGTCAGCTTAAAAAATGGAAGTCCTATTTATAAAACTTTGAGAGATTATGATTTAAAAGAAGAGATAATAGAAGAAATTATAAGTAGAATGAAGCTGGAAAGTGATGATTTAGATGAAAAAGAAAAGTTAAAAAAGGTTTTAGTTTCTATGATTTCTGTAACTGAAACTAAAGAACAGGGGGTTATTGTATTAATAGGGCCCACTGGAGTGGGAAAGACAACCACTATTGCAAAACTTGCAGGGAAATTTGCACTTATTGAAAAGAAGACGGTAGGATTAATAACTGTGGATACCTACAGAATAGGAGCAGTGGAACAGCTTAAGACCTATGCAGATATTATGGATATACCCTTTAAAGTAGTATTTTCCATAAAGGACATGGAAAGTGCAGTGGAGGCTATGCAGAATTGTGATGTAATACTAGTAGACACTACTGGCAGAAGCAGTAAAAACAAAATGCAGATTTCTGAATTAAGAGCTTTTATAGATAAAACTCATTCTGAAAATTTACATCTGGTAATAAGCTGCACTACAAAGAATAGTGATATTAAGTCTATAGTTGAGGGCTATAGAGTTTTGAATTATAATAATGTTATAATAACAAAATTAGATGAAACTACTACTTATGGTTCTATATTGAATATACTTAAAGAAGCGAAAAAACCTTTGAGTTATGTATCAATTGGACAAAATGTCCCAGATGATATTACAACGTTAACCACAGAGGAACTGGTAAATCTTATTACAGGAGTGGAAAGTATATGTTAG
- a CDS encoding MinD/ParA family protein: MLDQAQRLRQMAAKEGNMNKSQTAPKIITVTSGKGGVGKSNFVVNLSITLQKMGKKVLIFDADVGMGNDDVLMGFLPKYNVFDVIFNNKNIEDVIIEGPFGVKLLPGGSGVARINEITNTQRNNFLNKLSQLENLDYIIMDTGAGISRSVLGFVSCCDELFLIITPEPTSLMDSYSLLKAVVHFKIKDQIKIIVNRTYDSEEAEETYNKFANAVNNFLKIHISYMGNISEDRKLVSAVRNQEPFVIGSPNSSASQDLLKIANKILGDSEGYYKSNEAGIQGLFKKIFNIFS; this comes from the coding sequence ATGTTAGATCAAGCTCAGCGCTTAAGACAGATGGCTGCAAAAGAGGGTAATATGAATAAATCTCAAACAGCACCTAAAATAATTACAGTTACTTCTGGTAAAGGAGGAGTAGGTAAAAGTAATTTTGTAGTAAATCTTTCCATAACTCTTCAGAAAATGGGAAAAAAAGTTCTCATTTTTGATGCAGATGTAGGTATGGGGAACGATGATGTACTGATGGGATTTTTGCCTAAATACAATGTATTTGATGTTATATTCAACAATAAAAATATAGAGGACGTAATTATAGAAGGCCCTTTTGGAGTAAAACTTCTGCCGGGAGGATCTGGTGTAGCAAGAATAAATGAGATTACCAATACTCAAAGAAATAATTTTTTGAATAAATTATCACAATTAGAAAATTTGGATTATATTATAATGGATACTGGTGCAGGAATAAGCAGAAGTGTATTGGGGTTTGTATCCTGCTGTGATGAGCTTTTTCTCATAATAACCCCAGAACCAACTTCCCTCATGGATTCTTATAGCCTTTTAAAAGCCGTAGTACATTTTAAAATAAAGGATCAGATAAAGATAATTGTCAATAGAACCTATGACAGTGAAGAAGCAGAAGAAACTTATAATAAATTTGCAAATGCAGTAAATAATTTCTTGAAGATTCATATTTCCTATATGGGAAATATATCTGAAGATAGGAAATTGGTTTCAGCAGTGAGAAATCAAGAACCTTTTGTAATTGGAAGCCCTAATTCTTCCGCTTCTCAGGACTTGCTGAAAATAGCAAATAAAATTTTAGGTGATTCTGAAGGATATTATAAATCTAATGAAGCAGGTATACAGGGATTATTTAAAAAGATATTTAATATATTTTCATAA
- a CDS encoding flagellar brake protein: MDSSNINFNMNSKCEVFIEEDSSVYKSSIQDMGKGYIGISIPVCNGKYAPLSENQQVTVVYYDKNNLYGFNANVIGRKKDKIPIILLSMPEDIKKVQRRKFFRVNLLKEVEYLKADKNISDSTFNELIKNPKNFKKALMIDLSGGGLRLKTKEEIKLGDRFIIKIPLQQEEIFVIDDCVRVYKDTDSNLYVSGFSFVNIDTKVQDKIIAYLFWIMREQMKKI; the protein is encoded by the coding sequence ATGGATAGTAGTAATATTAACTTTAATATGAATTCAAAATGTGAAGTTTTTATAGAGGAGGACAGCAGTGTATATAAGAGCAGCATACAGGATATGGGAAAAGGTTATATAGGTATATCAATACCTGTTTGTAATGGTAAATATGCACCTTTAAGTGAAAATCAGCAGGTGACTGTAGTATATTATGATAAGAATAATTTATATGGTTTTAATGCCAATGTCATAGGCAGAAAAAAGGACAAAATACCAATTATATTGCTGAGTATGCCTGAAGATATAAAAAAAGTGCAGAGAAGGAAATTTTTTAGAGTAAATCTGTTAAAGGAAGTAGAATATTTAAAAGCTGACAAAAATATTTCAGATAGTACCTTCAATGAACTCATTAAAAATCCAAAGAATTTTAAAAAAGCACTGATGATAGATTTAAGCGGCGGAGGTCTTAGGTTAAAAACTAAGGAAGAAATCAAGTTAGGTGATAGATTTATAATAAAGATTCCACTGCAGCAGGAAGAGATTTTTGTAATAGATGATTGTGTAAGGGTATATAAGGATACAGATAGTAATTTATATGTTTCAGGCTTTTCTTTTGTAAATATTGATACAAAAGTACAGGATAAGATCATAGCTTATTTGTTTTGGATAATGCGTGAACAGATGAAAAAAATTTAA
- a CDS encoding FliA/WhiG family RNA polymerase sigma factor: protein MAMRRTSDTKEAVVKKYIPLVKYIASRVIIGKNKYVEYEDLVGYGMVGLMDAINKFDNSKGMKFSSYASIRIKGAMIDELRKNSPISKGAMDKLNKYNQIIEMLQKELLREPTYEEIAEAFGGTIGEIAEVENYINYMSVTSLENLVFSEEDDMPVISTIEDKNSPSPEKTLEEKEQIEFLAKALDILNEKDKTVLSLYYYEGLTLKEIGKVLSVSESRVCQLHSRAIVHLRQALKKLKYE from the coding sequence ATGGCCATGAGGAGAACTTCTGATACCAAAGAAGCAGTAGTTAAAAAATATATTCCCTTAGTAAAGTATATAGCATCCAGAGTTATAATAGGTAAAAATAAATATGTAGAATACGAAGACCTTGTAGGATATGGAATGGTAGGTCTGATGGATGCCATAAATAAATTTGATAATAGCAAGGGAATGAAGTTTTCCAGCTATGCTTCTATCAGAATAAAGGGAGCTATGATAGATGAACTGAGAAAAAACAGTCCTATATCCAAAGGTGCTATGGATAAATTAAATAAATACAATCAAATAATTGAAATGCTGCAAAAGGAGTTATTAAGGGAACCTACTTATGAAGAAATAGCAGAGGCTTTTGGAGGAACTATAGGAGAGATAGCAGAGGTGGAAAATTATATAAATTATATGTCCGTAACTTCTCTTGAAAATTTAGTTTTTTCAGAGGAGGATGATATGCCTGTAATTTCTACTATAGAAGATAAAAATAGTCCAAGTCCAGAAAAGACCTTGGAGGAAAAAGAACAGATAGAATTTTTGGCAAAGGCATTGGATATATTGAATGAGAAAGATAAAACCGTACTTTCACTATATTACTATGAAGGCTTAACTTTAAAGGAAATAGGCAAGGTTTTATCTGTATCGGAATCAAGAGTTTGTCAGCTTCATTCAAGAGCCATAGTACACTTAAGACAAGCTTTGAAAAAACTGAAATATGAATAA
- a CDS encoding flagellar hook-basal body complex protein, with translation MIRSLYTTISGMITQQAKQDVITNNMSNANTVGFKGDNLAIRKFNDVLIQNQSKIYNGVNYTQTIGNLSFGSRIDETATDFTQGNIESTDSDTDFAIDGRGFFTVSRDNGTTAQNYYTRDGHFHVNMQGYLVNDSGDYVMGRNINSGNVERINVGNGKITSDIYGNINIDGTPAYAFQTVDFNNYNTLKKVGDNLYQGENPIANNNIFVKQKSLEESNINPVNEMVNMMSTMRTFETQQKIVQSIDQTLGQAIDVGTVR, from the coding sequence ATGATAAGAAGTTTATATACAACTATTTCAGGAATGATTACTCAGCAGGCTAAGCAGGATGTTATAACAAATAATATGTCAAATGCCAACACTGTAGGTTTTAAGGGAGATAATCTTGCCATAAGAAAGTTTAATGATGTACTTATTCAAAACCAAAGCAAAATATATAATGGAGTAAATTACACTCAGACTATAGGAAATTTAAGTTTTGGAAGCAGAATTGATGAAACTGCTACAGATTTTACTCAGGGCAATATAGAAAGCACTGATTCAGATACGGATTTTGCTATTGACGGTAGGGGGTTTTTCACAGTCAGCAGGGACAATGGAACAACAGCACAGAATTATTATACCAGAGATGGACATTTCCATGTGAATATGCAGGGATATCTGGTTAATGATTCTGGAGATTATGTCATGGGAAGAAATATTAACAGCGGCAATGTGGAGAGAATTAATGTGGGCAATGGGAAGATTACCAGCGATATCTATGGCAATATAAATATAGATGGAACTCCTGCCTATGCATTTCAAACGGTGGATTTTAACAATTATAATACGCTTAAAAAAGTAGGAGATAATCTGTATCAAGGAGAAAACCCAATAGCTAATAACAATATATTTGTAAAACAAAAATCGCTGGAAGAGTCAAATATAAATCCTGTAAATGAAATGGTAAATATGATGTCTACCATGAGGACCTTTGAAACACAGCAAAAAATAGTGCAATCCATAGATCAGACTTTGGGACAAGCTATTGATGTAGGTACTGTTAGATGA
- a CDS encoding flagellar hook-basal body complex protein has protein sequence MDRLMWTSRSAMNAQQQKLDAISNNIANVNTNGYKAEKVEFSDLLYENFTRLGYPTNTNNANGINSVPQNGTGVKTTDWIRDNTQGSLTETSQETDLALDGSGYFRVIRPDGSAAYERSSDFNLDVNGRLVDSNGNILEINFTNGNTPLTKGNFMISQDGTLSVKEANGAFQAVGNINVYDAVGEEPFISVGNNLYVPKPGAQIFTANNTNIMQGYTENSNVDIAKEMVDMIAAQRAFQLNTKSLTTADEMWGMVNNLRSR, from the coding sequence ATGGATAGATTAATGTGGACCAGTAGAAGTGCTATGAATGCACAGCAGCAAAAACTGGATGCTATATCAAATAATATAGCAAATGTAAATACCAATGGGTACAAAGCGGAGAAAGTTGAGTTTAGTGATTTATTATATGAAAATTTCACAAGATTAGGTTATCCTACAAATACTAATAATGCCAATGGTATTAACAGTGTTCCTCAGAATGGTACTGGAGTAAAAACTACTGATTGGATAAGAGATAATACTCAGGGAAGTTTGACTGAAACTAGCCAAGAAACGGATCTAGCACTGGATGGCAGCGGATATTTTAGAGTTATTCGTCCTGATGGATCAGCTGCTTATGAGAGAAGCAGTGATTTTAATTTAGATGTAAATGGAAGATTGGTGGACAGTAATGGAAATATACTCGAAATAAATTTTACCAATGGAAATACACCGCTTACAAAAGGGAATTTTATGATTTCTCAAGATGGAACTTTAAGTGTAAAAGAAGCTAATGGAGCTTTCCAAGCTGTGGGAAATATAAATGTATATGATGCTGTAGGTGAGGAGCCATTTATTTCTGTAGGAAATAATCTATATGTTCCAAAGCCTGGTGCACAGATCTTCACTGCTAACAATACCAATATAATGCAGGGATATACTGAAAATTCTAATGTGGATATTGCAAAAGAAATGGTAGATATGATTGCAGCTCAGAGGGCTTTTCAGCTTAATACTAAAAGCTTGACTACCGCAGATGAAATGTGGGGCATGGTGAATAATTTGAGGTCTAGATAG
- a CDS encoding putative manganese-dependent inorganic diphosphatase gives MKDVIYVTGHKNPDSDSICAAIAYSDFKNKTGKIEAVPLRLGEISRETKFILDYFGVKEPQLKTTMKLQVSDLTFDNISPISPDISLKKAWSLMKENKVKSLPVVDEQGKLKGLASVSNLVSTYIDNWDDNILAKSKTKIDNILDTLSARAIYLSKNTSSFPGKIVVAAMLPVSAEEYINEGDIVICGDRKDTQSIIVEAKASLMIVAGNHVVDEKIIEKAKKSGTSIILTPYDSFTTTRLIVQSIPVSYILNDSDIITFNTDDYVDEVKDSMIKTRYRSYPVLDESNRVAGTISRYHLIAKDKKKLILVDHNEKSQTIDGLEDAEIIEIIDHHRLADIQTGSPIYFRNQPVGSSCTIIGSIFFENGITPSKEIAGLLCGAIISDTLLFRSPTTTDVDREILAKLAKIAEIDPEDFATEMFKAGTSLEGKTVSEIFNQDYKVFHLSDYKIGVSQVGTMDLEGFEPMKSEMIDYMEGKAKDENFNILLLLLTDILKGGSKLIAVGPNKDIVSKAFGVELVDNCAYAPGVLSRKKQVIPPLTSTIENLD, from the coding sequence ATGAAAGATGTAATTTACGTAACAGGGCATAAAAATCCAGACTCAGATTCCATATGTGCCGCTATAGCATATTCAGATTTTAAAAATAAGACAGGTAAAATAGAGGCAGTACCTCTAAGACTTGGAGAAATCAGCAGAGAAACTAAATTTATTCTAGATTACTTTGGAGTAAAAGAACCACAACTTAAAACTACTATGAAACTTCAGGTTTCAGATCTTACTTTTGACAATATTTCGCCAATATCTCCTGATATTTCTCTAAAAAAAGCTTGGTCTCTTATGAAAGAAAATAAAGTAAAATCCCTGCCTGTAGTTGACGAACAGGGAAAATTAAAGGGTCTTGCCTCAGTTTCAAATTTAGTATCTACTTATATTGACAATTGGGATGATAATATTCTTGCAAAATCTAAAACTAAAATAGACAATATACTTGATACATTATCTGCAAGAGCAATTTACTTAAGTAAAAATACTTCTAGTTTTCCTGGTAAAATTGTAGTTGCAGCAATGCTTCCAGTAAGCGCTGAAGAATATATCAATGAGGGTGATATAGTAATCTGCGGAGATAGAAAAGATACTCAATCCATCATTGTAGAAGCAAAAGCTTCTCTCATGATAGTAGCGGGAAATCATGTTGTAGATGAAAAAATAATTGAAAAGGCAAAAAAATCCGGTACTTCAATCATCTTAACTCCTTATGATTCCTTTACTACAACTAGACTTATAGTTCAAAGTATTCCTGTAAGTTACATACTTAATGATTCAGATATTATCACTTTCAATACCGATGACTATGTTGATGAAGTAAAAGATTCAATGATAAAAACAAGATACAGAAGTTATCCTGTACTTGATGAATCCAATAGAGTAGCAGGTACAATTTCACGTTATCATCTTATAGCAAAAGATAAAAAGAAACTTATACTGGTAGATCACAATGAAAAATCTCAAACAATAGATGGTCTTGAAGATGCAGAAATAATCGAAATTATAGATCACCATAGACTTGCAGATATACAGACAGGTTCACCTATATATTTCAGAAATCAGCCTGTAGGAAGTTCTTGTACTATAATTGGTTCTATCTTCTTTGAAAATGGTATAACACCTTCAAAGGAAATTGCAGGTCTTCTATGCGGAGCTATAATATCTGATACTCTATTATTCAGATCTCCAACTACTACTGATGTGGATAGAGAGATACTTGCTAAATTGGCTAAAATAGCTGAAATCGACCCTGAAGACTTTGCAACTGAAATGTTTAAGGCAGGTACTTCTCTGGAAGGTAAAACTGTAAGTGAAATATTCAACCAGGACTACAAGGTTTTCCACTTATCAGATTACAAAATAGGTGTATCTCAGGTTGGAACTATGGATCTTGAAGGCTTTGAACCTATGAAATCAGAAATGATAGATTACATGGAAGGTAAAGCTAAAGACGAAAATTTCAACATACTTTTGCTTCTCCTAACAGATATATTAAAAGGCGGATCTAAGCTTATTGCCGTAGGCCCAAATAAAGATATTGTTTCAAAGGCCTTTGGAGTTGAATTAGTTGACAATTGTGCTTATGCTCCAGGAGTACTTTCAAGAAAGAAACAGGTTATACCACCACTTACAAGTACAATTGAAAATTTAGATTAG
- a CDS encoding calcium-translocating P-type ATPase, PMCA-type has product MINEKEIYNGLRSKEVEDRLKKYGLNILEKKKTISAFSIFLSQFNDFITWVLIGATVISGIMGEKADAITIIVIIVMNAILGFIQEFRTEKSLEALKNMASPTAKVMRDGDIQVINAENLVPGDLIIIESGDRIPADAIIVQASNVKVDESLLTGESIGVEKTDSNENNNIYMGSIVLTGKGEARVIETGMNTEMGKIANLLQNIDEDKTPLKEKLSSLGKVLVVLCIAICIIVTALGIIRGQDKYQMFLLGVSLAVAAIPEGLPAIVTVALALGVSRMLKRNSLIRKLPAVETLGCTSIICSDKTGTLTQNMMTVKSMYYNGKMYSENSFNERVLTPLKKVFTYCNDSDLNNKEKDISKALMGDPTETALIKAFFSSADELKRFLNKVNRISEIPFDSNRKMMSVILNDRGNKISYVKGAPERIIERCKYIFIDGEVKLFTNSYKSKVQAAVDTMANRALRCIGAAYKDKGIITQNNQEKDLVFLGLAGMIDPPRQEVKPAVLKCKEAGIKPIMITGDHKNTAFAIGKELDICSHISEVITGEELDRLNDKKLAEAINKVKIFARVSPEHKLRIVKAFKKKNKIVAMTGDGVNDAPAVKEADIGISMGISGTDVTKEASSMILLDDNFTTIVSAVEEGRVIYNNIRKFIRYLLSCNLGEVITMFLASLLYLDTPLLPIQILLVNLATDGLPAIALGVDPPDKDVMYEMPRDKNESIFARGLKEKIIIRGSLIGVCTVLAFLSGRFFHMSLETSRTVALGTLIMSQLIHVFECRSEKHSIFEIKLFTNIYLVGAVAISIIMLIVVIYVPFFGTIFHTNPLNIGQWLIVMFFSGIIAMINSLYLFFNKN; this is encoded by the coding sequence ATGATTAATGAAAAGGAAATCTATAATGGACTTAGGAGTAAGGAGGTGGAAGACAGACTAAAAAAATATGGATTAAATATACTGGAAAAGAAGAAGACTATATCTGCTTTCAGTATATTTTTATCTCAATTTAATGATTTTATAACTTGGGTTCTGATAGGAGCTACAGTTATATCTGGAATAATGGGAGAAAAAGCAGATGCCATAACTATAATAGTCATAATTGTTATGAATGCAATTTTAGGGTTTATTCAGGAATTTAGAACAGAAAAATCTCTTGAAGCCTTGAAAAATATGGCGTCACCAACTGCAAAGGTAATGAGAGATGGAGATATTCAAGTAATAAATGCAGAAAATCTTGTGCCTGGTGATTTAATCATAATAGAGAGTGGTGATAGAATACCGGCAGATGCTATTATTGTACAGGCATCCAATGTAAAGGTTGATGAATCACTTCTCACAGGGGAATCTATTGGAGTAGAAAAGACTGATAGTAATGAAAATAACAACATATATATGGGCTCTATTGTACTTACTGGCAAGGGCGAAGCCAGAGTTATTGAAACAGGTATGAATACAGAAATGGGTAAAATAGCAAATTTACTCCAAAATATAGATGAAGATAAGACCCCTTTAAAAGAAAAATTATCTTCTTTGGGAAAAGTGCTGGTTGTACTGTGTATAGCTATATGTATAATAGTTACAGCCCTTGGAATTATAAGAGGGCAGGATAAATACCAGATGTTTCTACTTGGAGTTAGTCTTGCAGTAGCAGCTATACCAGAAGGATTACCAGCTATAGTAACAGTAGCTTTAGCTTTAGGGGTATCAAGAATGCTTAAGAGAAACTCTCTTATAAGAAAACTTCCTGCAGTAGAAACTCTAGGTTGTACCTCTATAATATGCAGTGATAAAACTGGTACACTAACGCAGAATATGATGACTGTAAAATCTATGTATTACAATGGAAAAATGTATAGTGAGAACTCTTTTAATGAGAGAGTGTTGACTCCATTAAAAAAGGTGTTTACTTATTGTAATGATAGTGATTTAAATAATAAAGAAAAAGATATAAGTAAAGCTCTTATGGGAGACCCTACAGAGACAGCTTTAATTAAGGCATTTTTTAGTAGTGCAGATGAACTGAAGAGATTTTTAAATAAGGTTAATAGAATCAGTGAAATACCTTTTGATTCCAATAGAAAGATGATGTCTGTAATTTTAAATGATAGAGGCAATAAGATTTCATATGTAAAAGGAGCACCTGAGAGGATTATTGAAAGATGCAAGTATATATTTATAGATGGTGAAGTAAAATTGTTTACCAATAGTTACAAGAGTAAAGTTCAAGCAGCAGTGGATACTATGGCAAATAGGGCCCTAAGGTGTATTGGCGCTGCCTATAAAGATAAAGGTATTATTACCCAGAATAATCAGGAGAAAGATCTTGTCTTTTTAGGTCTGGCGGGCATGATTGATCCTCCAAGACAGGAAGTTAAACCAGCAGTATTGAAGTGCAAAGAAGCTGGGATAAAGCCGATAATGATAACGGGAGATCATAAGAATACGGCCTTTGCCATTGGTAAAGAACTAGATATATGCAGCCATATATCAGAAGTTATAACTGGTGAGGAGCTGGATAGACTAAATGACAAGAAACTGGCAGAGGCAATAAATAAAGTTAAAATATTTGCAAGGGTTAGTCCTGAACATAAACTTAGAATAGTAAAGGCCTTTAAAAAGAAAAATAAAATAGTAGCCATGACGGGAGATGGAGTAAATGATGCTCCTGCAGTTAAAGAAGCAGATATAGGTATATCTATGGGCATATCTGGAACTGATGTTACGAAAGAAGCAAGCTCCATGATACTTTTGGATGATAACTTTACAACTATTGTATCTGCAGTTGAAGAGGGGAGAGTAATATACAATAATATAAGGAAGTTCATAAGATATCTTTTATCCTGTAACTTAGGAGAGGTTATAACCATGTTTTTGGCATCACTGCTTTATTTGGATACTCCTTTGCTACCTATACAGATATTACTGGTGAATTTGGCAACAGATGGACTACCAGCTATAGCATTAGGGGTAGATCCACCAGATAAAGATGTAATGTATGAGATGCCGAGAGATAAAAATGAAAGTATATTTGCAAGGGGACTGAAGGAAAAGATAATTATAAGAGGAAGCCTTATAGGTGTTTGTACGGTACTAGCTTTTCTATCAGGCAGGTTTTTTCATATGAGTCTTGAAACCTCTAGAACCGTAGCTCTTGGAACCCTTATAATGTCTCAGCTGATACATGTATTTGAATGCAGGTCAGAAAAGCATTCAATATTTGAAATAAAATTATTTACAAATATATATCTGGTGGGAGCTGTAGCCATATCAATAATAATGTTAATAGTAGTTATATATGTACCATTTTTCGGAACAATTTTTCATACAAATCCTTTAAATATAGGTCAATGGCTTATAGTAATGTTTTTCTCGGGTATTATAGCAATGATTAATAGTCTTTATTTGTTTTTCAATAAAAACTAA